The following nucleotide sequence is from uncultured Methanobrevibacter sp..
TAAAACAATTCCCAATTATTACAAAATAAGTGATTCAATGAAAGTTAACCAAATTGATGTTACTGAAGACATGAAAATAATTGATTTAATCAATCAATTTGATAATTCAGGTGTTTTGGGTGCAGGTAGAGTAGGAAGAGCCTGCAATATTTTAACTGAAATGATAAAAGATGAGGACATGAAGGTATTCATGAGCCTGGGCGGTCCTTTAATACCTGGAGGAATGAGGAATATAGTGTCCCAAATGATTAAAAAAGGTCATGTTGATTTAATCATATCAAGCGGTGCAAACATTACACATGATTTGCTTGAGGCTTTTGGAGGATCCCATTATCGCCATGAAGGAAAGGATGATGAGGAGTTAAATGAAGAGGGAATCGGAAGAATTGCCGATATCAATGTCGGTTCTGATGATTTTACAATATTTGAAAGTGAGATAACAAAGATTTTTGAAAAGATTGCCTCTGAAAGGTCACATATTTCCATTCAGGAATTATTATATGAAGTCGGACTTATGATTGATGATGAAAATTCATTTGTTGCAAATGCCGCCCGTAATGGGGTGCCTATTTTTGCTCCGGGGCTCATTGATTCAATGATGGGTCTGCAGTTGTGGATATTCAATCAGGATCATGATTTTGTAGTCGATGCCGTTGCGGACATGCACTATCTCTCAGACATCGTATTTGAAGCCGAAAAGGTTGGAGCAATCCTTTTGGGAGGCGGCCTCACAAAACACTACACTCTTGCGTCCAATGTTATTAAGGGCGGTTTGGATGCGGCCATTCAAATTACAATGGACAGGCCTGAAGCGGGCAGTTTGGGTGGCGCACCTCTTGAAGAGGCAAAGTCATGGGCTAAGGCAAGATGCGGATCAAGTCTTGCAAGCGTTGTAGGGGATGTTACTGTTATATTCCCATTGATTTATGCGGCTTGTCTGGATAAAATTAGTGATTAGTATATTATTTTTTAAATTTTATATGAATTTAAGCTGTTTTTAAAAATTAATTAAAAAAAGAAGTTAAAAAAGGAATTTTAAATTCCTTTTTGTTTTTTGTTTATTCGGTTTCAATACCCATTCTACCAGCAATTCTTGCGATGAGTACAGTAACGATAACTGCAATGATTGTTACTATGATAGCGTAGGTGAATAAACTTGATAAAGCACTTCCAGTTCCAATAGTTTATTCAATTAAAGCTTGGATTGCACTGTTCCATGCTTCACCTGCAACGAACGCAAATGCGGTTGTGATTAATGCTAAAATAGTTTCCATAATCATTTTTGTCACTTCATTTGCCATGCTTTTTCCTCCGTTTAGTTAATTTGTTCAATGATAATAAGAACAATAATATTTTTATATCTTTTTATTAAAAAAACTTTACTTTTATTAAAGAGATTTAATCAAATTTTCACATGCAAGTTGTGGGTCTTCCGCTTCATATATGCTTCGTCCAACAATTATCGCATTTGAAATCTCTAAGGTTTTTCTGCCGTCCCCACCCTGTTTTCCAACACCTGGAGATATAATGTATGCATCTTTTCCAACAATGTTTCTGATATCTGACAGACGATCAAGCCTTGTTGCCGGAGCAACATAGTTTTTGATTCCCATTTCAACTCCCATTTCAGCTATTGCATCAGCATTCTTTTGCAGAAACATTTTTGCTCCTGGATGGGACATTTCTGTAAGTAAAAATAGCTCTTTACCGTATTTGTTTGCCATATCAAGGCATGCCTGAACGCTGTCACTACCAACAAAACCATGACAGATTATTGCATCTGCTCCCGCCTTGAAGGTTTCTTCACATATTTTTGAGTTGGTTGCATCAATGTCCGCTACCTTAAAGTCACAAATTACCTTAAATCCAAATTTATCCTTTAGCTTGTTGATTATTTCGAGACCTTCCGCAAGTGCTAGGGGATATCCTATCTTTATTGTGTCAATGTAATCTTTAATTGAGTCACAAATTTCGACGGCTTCACCTTCGCTCATGACATCGAGGGCCAAAATTAAGTTATTTTTTATATTCATATAATCTCCATCATTTATTTTTTACATAAAATTTTTAGGTTTGCCTAATTAAATAGTATTACTTTTTCCTATACATTTATATGTAATAACTAATATAATAACATTATCAATAAAACTTTATTAAATTTTAATTTAAATTTAAATTTTTATTGAGTAATTAATCAAATCTTTTTGATATAATTTGGAGGAAAAAATTTATGCATATTATGGAAGGATATTTGCCATTGAACTGGTGTATCATATGGTTTGTCGTTGCAATCATAGTGGTGGCCTTTGGTATTTATCAGATCAAAAAAATCGTAGATGAAACCCCTGAATCAAAAGCATTACTTGCTGTAAGTGGGGCATTCATGTTTGTATTGTCATCTTTGAAATTACCTTCTGTTACTGGAAGTTGTTCACACCCTTGTGGTAACGGATTAGGTGCAGCACTCTTCGGTCCTGCTGTAACTGCAGTACTCGCAGCTATTGTACTTATTTTCCAAGCATTATTACTTGCTCACGGTGGATTAACCACTTTAGGAGCAAACATTGTTTCAATGGGTATTGTAGGACCTGTTATTGGTTGGGTTGTATACAAAGGATTAACTAAAGCTGGTATTTCATCAACTATTGCTGTTTTCTTTGCAGCATTTTTAGGTGATTTATTAACTTACGTTGCTACCTCATTCCAATTAGCTTTAGCATTCCCTGCTCCAACATTTGGTGCATCATTGACTAACTTCTTAGTTATCTTTGCAATAACTCAGATCCCATTAGCTGTTGGTGAAGGTATTTTAACTGTAATTATATGGGACAGATTAAAAGAATACAAACCAAAATTGTTAGATAAACTTGGTGCATTAGCTCCAAATGAAGCATAAGGTGATAAATATGAAAACATCAACATTAATTATTTTAGCGGTAGTTTGTATTATTATCTTCATTGCACCATTAATAATGTTCAGTGGTCATGGAGAAGATGACGGATACTTTGGAGGTTCAGATGATGCAGCTAGTGAAGCTATCGAAGCAACCAATTTCAAACCATGGTTTGCATCAATATGGGAACCACCAAGCGGTGAAATCGAAAGTTTATTATTCGCTCTTCAAGCAGCTATAGGAGCAATCATCATTGGTTACTTCTTCGGTTACTGGAGAGGCCAAGGTAAGGAAGAATAATTAATCTTCTTTATTTTTTCTATTTTTTTTAGTGATTTATATGAAATTTGATATGGATTATATAGCGCATCACAATGCATTAACGGAATCAAATCCTTATTTTAAATTGTTTGTAACAATATTTTTGTTAATTCTAACATTGGCTCTTGATAATCTGTATTTTGATATTTTCATCTTTGTTGCAATGTCTATTGTAATTTTAGCAATAGCTAAAATCAATTTTCGTTCCTATTTGAAATTCTTGTCAATTCCTATGACTTTTGTTGTACTGACATGTATTTTTTTAATATTCTTCTTCGGTAAGGGAGAAGTAATATATGAAACCGGAATATTCGGTATAGTGGTTACAACCGATTCACTTCACTATGGTGTTTACACATTCTTCAGAGTTGTCGGATGTTTGCCTTTATTGGGTTTTCTAGCACTAACAACACCGATTGCAAGGATTTTAAATTGTCTGAGAAATTTAAAAGTGCCAAAGATAGTAATAGAAATTGCGCTTTTGATGTACAATTCAATATTCATATTCCTTAATGAAATTGACACAATGCAGAAGGCGCAGGAAACTAGATTAGGTTATCATTCTTATTGGAATTCATTTAAATCATTGGGAGCACTTGCAAGTACAATATTTTTACGTTCTCTTGATAAAAGTGATACATTACAACATTCCTTAGATGCTCGAGGATACACAGGTGAATTGCCTATATATGAACCAAGAAAAAGGGAGTAATTATTATGTTAGAGGTAAGAAATTTAAAATATTCATATAATTCTGATTATCAAGCACTAAAAGGAGTAAGTTTAAAAGTTGAAAAGGGTGAAATGGTTTCACTTTTGGGAAAGAACGGTGCAGGTAAGTCAACATTGTTCCTACACTTGAATGGTATCTATGAACCTGATGAAGGACAGGTCTTTATCGATGGAGAGGAGTTAAAATATGACAAGAAGTCATTGCTTAAATTCAGACAGAAAGTTGGAATAGTTTTCCAAAATCCTGATGATCAGATTTTCGCTCCAACCGTTGAGGAAGATGTTGCCTTCGGTCCTTTGAATTTGGGACTTTCCATGGAAGAGGTTCAGGACAGAGTTGAGGAAGCTCTGGAACGTGTCGGAATGAGCGGTTTTGAGAAAAAAGCACCTCATCATTTAAGTGGAGGTCAAAAGAAAAGAGTTGCAATTGCAGGAATTTTAGCAATGAAACCTGAAATAATGGTTCTTGATGAACCTACAGCAGGTCTTGACCCACAAGGGGTTACTAATCTGACCAAACTTCTAAAAGAACTGAATGATGAAGGAATTACAATTATCATCTCAACTCACGAGGTTGATCTGGTGCCTAACTATGCAAGAAAGGTCTTTGTTTTGGTGGACGGCCAATTGATTGCTGAAGGTACTCCTAAAGAGATTTTCGCTCAACCTGAAATTTTAAAACAAGCTAATCTGAAAGTGCCTATTGTTACAGAATTATTCCAAAAACTCGAAGCTGATGGCTTTGATATGGGTGGAGATTATCCGTTAACAATTGATGAGGCAAGGGATAAGTTTTTAGAACTTGCCGGTAAAAACTAATTTTTTTTTAATTCGAAAATTTTTCATAAATATAAATCACAAAGTATTACTCTCAGTAATAACTAATAATACTTAATTATTTTTCAACTAACTTTTTATATTTTAAAAAACATATTTTTTTTTAAGGTGAATATATGTTGAGGATTGGAATTTGTGATACAACTTTCGCTCGTTTTGACATGGCAAGTGCTGCCATAGATGAGCTAAAAAAGAACGCTTATGATTTAAAAATAATCAGAGAGACAGTTCCTGGTGTAAAAGACCTGCCGGTTACAGCAAAAATCCTCATTGAAGAAGAAAACTGTGATATTGTAATGGCACTTGGAATGCCGGGACCTATGGAAAAGGATAAGATGTGTGCTCATGAGGCATCAACCGGTTTGATTAACGCACAGCTCATGACAAACACTCACATATTGGAGGTTTTTGTCCATGAAGATGAAGAGGAAGATCCGGTTGAGCTTGCAAAACTTGCAGAAAACCGTGCTCGTGAACATGCACAAAATCTGATAAAGATGATGTATCACAGAAAAGCAATGAGAAAAGAAGCAGGTATGGGTATGCGTGAAGGAAAAGAGGATGCAGGACCATTATAATTAGGTGCAATATGGAATTTGAAATTACAAAAGAGGATAAGCAGGATACATTTGTTATTCTCCCGGCATACAATGAGGCAACAAGAATCCAGCCGGTTATTGAAGAAATTGCTCGTCAAGGATATAATCTAATCATAGTGAATGATGGGTCATCAGACAATACTATGGATGTCATAAAAGACTCAAAAAGGAAATATCCGGACAATATTCATATATTTTCTCTTATGATAAACAGAGGTGTGGGTGTTGCAACACAGACAGGTTTCGATGCTGTTTTCAAGTTCAATCCGAAATATGTTGTCAGCATGGATTCAGATGGTCAGCACTCCCCGGAGGACTTGGACAATGTAATAACTCCATTGGTTAAAGGTGATGCCCAAGCGGTGATTGGTGTAAGGCCATTGAAAGACATGCCGTTTACAAGAAACTTTGCAAACTGGGTTATGAACCTTCTGACTAGAATATTTTATGGAGCTAAAGTAAGTGACTCACAGACCGGTTTCAGGGCAATCACTCTTGAAGCTCTAAGAAAAATTGATATCAATGCGAGAGGATATCTCATCTCATCAGAATTCATACGTGAAGTCCATGACAATAATATTCCATTTGCCGAAGTTCCAATTAAAACAATTTACACTCCAGAAACACAGGCTAAGGGAACAAATTCCAAAGAGGCATTAAAGATTTTAATTCAAATGATTAGACATCAGTTTTAGGTGATTAAATGTTATTATATTCAGTATTATTCCCAATAATATCCATATTGGCTATCTTATGGTTCTTTTACAGGTACCTAAGAGAGAAACAGTCCTTGATAACAGTAATCCTATGGACAGTATTGTGGATATTCGTTATCATATTTTCAATCTTCCCAAATGCTAGTGAACACTTTGCGGAATTGTTCGGTATAACCCGTGGATTGGATTTCATCATTATTGTAGTGTTTTTAGTCTTATTCTACATAATATTTGCATTATTTAATAGAATTGATATATTGCAGGATGAAATCAACAAGATAGTTAAGGAAACCGCTATCAACAATGAGATAACTCTTGATGATGAAGAGGAAGAATAATGCTTTATTTTAGAGGATGCACCGCAAGAGAAAAACAGCCATCTATTCAAGATGCAACTGAGAAATTACTGAATCTTGCAGGTGTCGATTATCATATTTTGGAAGATGAGTCATGTTGCGGTTCAGTCTTGCTTAGAACAGGATTTCTAAATGATGCTGAAGAGTTAATTAAAAAAAATAGTGAAGTTTTTAAGGATGAAACCGTTTTAACTTCCTGTGCAGGTTGTTATAAGACTCTTAAGGAGGATTATGAAAACATTGATGTTATGCATGTCTCACAACTGCTAAGGCAATTAATTGCTGAAGGTAAACTTGACTTTTCAAAAAAGGATTTCAATGTCACATATCACGATTCATGTCATTTGGGAAGGCACATGGAGATATTTGACGATCCGAGAAGTGTCATTGAAAGCGTGGCGGATATTGTTGAGATGGAAAATAATCGCGAAAACAGCTTATGTTGCGGAGCGGGTGGTGGAGTGAAATCAGCTTATCCTGAAATTGCAGATGAACTGGCCAAGTCAAGAATTGGCCAGGCTAAAGATACCGGTTGTGAAATTTTGATTACCGCTTGTCCGTTTTGTAAGCTTAATCTGGAAAATGATGATTTGGAAGTTCTGGATTTGACCGAATTTCTAGTGAAATATGGTGGTTTGGATGAAGAAAAGTGAACTTGAAACAATGAGAAAATCATTCAATACAGTCAAGAGCAGATCAGACTCCATTAAGGAATCCCCTTCCACTAAAAGACTAGTCAAAAGGGTTCGTGAAATCAAGAAATTCTCAATTGAAAACAAGGATGAGTTGATAAATCAGCTATTGGAATCATTTTCACGCAATGATATTGAATGCAAAATGGCCGATAATTCTTTTGAAGCTTTAAAAATTATTGACGGGTTGCTTGATGAGTTTGGCGCCTCAGTTGTTGCAAAGGCAAAATCAAATACCTTGGGTGAAATAGACCTTAAGAATCACTTAAAAGAAAAAGGAATTGATGTTGTTGAAACTGACCTTGGAGATAGGATACTGCAGCTTAAAAAGGTTGACAACAAACCTGTTCATCCGACAGGTCCCGCTTCACATCTTAATGTTTCAAACATCACCGACATTGTAAATGAGTCCCTTGACGTAAATGTTGATCCCGTGCCTCGGGAAATAATGGAAGTTGTAAGAAAAGACGTTCTGGACCGGCTAAAATATGCGAATGTAGGTATAAGTGGAGCCAATGCGATAGCATCTGAAGAGGGGTCATGCGTGATGGTTCACAATGAAGGAAACATTTCAATTGTTTCACTAAAGGACCTGCATATCATTGTAGCGGGAATTGACAAGATTGTACCTACATTGGAGGATGCAATCTCCGTTTCAAAGCTTGAAACCATTTTTGCAACAGGTAACTATGTAACATCATATATGAATGTAATATCCGGACCTTCAAAGACAGCAGATATTGAGAAAAAACTTCTCAAAAACATGTATGGTGCCGAAAGGGTGGTCGTCATACTGTTGGATAATGGCAGAAGCGAGGCAATCGATGAATGCCTTTACTGCATAGGCTGCGGAAACTGTTTAATCAATTGTCCGGTTTATAATGCGGTAGGTAATGAATTCGGCTTCAACAACTACTTGGGGGGACGTGGGGTTGCTATGTCAAAGTTCATTGAAGATGATGAGACATGTTTCAACTCAGGATTGTACATGTGCACCCTTTGTGGGCTGTGCACTCTCAATTGTCCTTTAAGCATTCCCACTAATGATATACTGGAAAACATGAGAAAATTATCCACTGATGCTGGATTTTACCCTAAGGCACATGGTAAAATCAGAGATAATGTTTCTAAAAATAATTCTCCCTTTTAATTTTCTCTTTTAATTTTTTAATTTTTTTTTTAACTTTGTTTATAAAAGTAATGGGTAGAGTATATTTTTTTTAATTTTATTTGTGAATGTTATAATTTTTTATTTAGTTAATAATATTTTACTTAACTGTTTATATTTAATGTAAAATTTTTTTAACTGGTTATGTTTTTATAATAAATTATTATAAATTGTGTAAACTTATATAAGTGATGACCTATTAATATAACAGTGAATATATTTAATGCCGATGTATATTCATTTTGTAATATAATTAACTGGACCAGGGGGTGAAAATCGAAAATGAACGGCAAAAAGTTTATCGTGATAATGGCTATTTTTATTATTATATGCTCAGTTCAAGCGATTACGGCTATTGAAGACAATAATTTGACACTAACTGAAATTCAGATTGATGAAAAGGCAACAGCAGATTCTTTGGAAGTTTCAGTTGTTGATGCTTCAGACAATTTGACAAGTGTTCCGCAAAAAGAAATGGTTAAGGAACAGCCTCCTAAACAGCAAAGTAATATAATCAATGATGATTGCCTAGAAGATGTTGAAAATGATGATTCACAGGCTTTGCTCAAGTCAAGTCCTCAGTACTTGCAGGCAAGCAGTAATGAAGATGTATTAGGTGCTATAACTCCTGGAATATTTATCTACGGAGTCGATTATGATACTGACTATGCTAATGTTGATAATGTCCCATTGGAGAGGCTTTTCAAGTCAATCTTTTATGGAATAAGGGATTACATTCAAAAAGAGGAAGTTCAAAAAGGTAAAACCCCAACAACCGAGTGGAAAGTATTTTTAAATAATAAAACTTTCACAGGAGGCTATGGGGATGCTGGAAACGGTACTATTCAGACAGGTTATGCATCAGATGGTTCTCGTGTTAATTATCTTGCTTTCAACGGTTTGGGAGGTTTCAATGGTGCACAAAATATCAAACTCGTAATACATTTGTATGGTGGAGCAAATGAATCCGATACCAGTAAATCAACACTGGATTTAAAGGATTATGGTGCTAGCTATGCACTTATAGACTTCAGCACTCCAAATTCTTCAATAACTGGCATTAATTTCAAAAACTTCAATGTCAATGATCACACTGCGACTAAGTATGAAAGTATAACAACTCCATTTATCAAATTAGGTGACGAAACTAATCCAAGTTACAAGCCTGAGGATTTAATCAAGGACTGTACTTTTGAAAACATCACTCTTAATCCGAACCAACCATTATATGAAGTTGGTGTAATCAAAGATTATGACATTATTGCAGATTATTACTCTAGCTATATAAACGTTGATGAGGTTCCTTTAGATAGGCTTTTTAAAAGTTTATACTGGGGTCTTTATCAAACATATATCCAAAATAAGGCTGTAAAAGTTAGAGAATGGAATGTATTTTTGCATAATAAGACATACACTGGAAATTACGGAAT
It contains:
- a CDS encoding energy-coupling factor ABC transporter substrate-binding protein; the encoded protein is MKTSTLIILAVVCIIIFIAPLIMFSGHGEDDGYFGGSDDAASEAIEATNFKPWFASIWEPPSGEIESLLFALQAAIGAIIIGYFFGYWRGQGKEE
- the cbiM gene encoding cobalt ECF transporter S component CbiM, with amino-acid sequence MHIMEGYLPLNWCIIWFVVAIIVVAFGIYQIKKIVDETPESKALLAVSGAFMFVLSSLKLPSVTGSCSHPCGNGLGAALFGPAVTAVLAAIVLIFQALLLAHGGLTTLGANIVSMGIVGPVIGWVVYKGLTKAGISSTIAVFFAAFLGDLLTYVATSFQLALAFPAPTFGASLTNFLVIFAITQIPLAVGEGILTVIIWDRLKEYKPKLLDKLGALAPNEA
- a CDS encoding LUD domain-containing protein, coding for MKKSELETMRKSFNTVKSRSDSIKESPSTKRLVKRVREIKKFSIENKDELINQLLESFSRNDIECKMADNSFEALKIIDGLLDEFGASVVAKAKSNTLGEIDLKNHLKEKGIDVVETDLGDRILQLKKVDNKPVHPTGPASHLNVSNITDIVNESLDVNVDPVPREIMEVVRKDVLDRLKYANVGISGANAIASEEGSCVMVHNEGNISIVSLKDLHIIVAGIDKIVPTLEDAISVSKLETIFATGNYVTSYMNVISGPSKTADIEKKLLKNMYGAERVVVILLDNGRSEAIDECLYCIGCGNCLINCPVYNAVGNEFGFNNYLGGRGVAMSKFIEDDETCFNSGLYMCTLCGLCTLNCPLSIPTNDILENMRKLSTDAGFYPKAHGKIRDNVSKNNSPF
- a CDS encoding ATP-binding cassette domain-containing protein — translated: MLEVRNLKYSYNSDYQALKGVSLKVEKGEMVSLLGKNGAGKSTLFLHLNGIYEPDEGQVFIDGEELKYDKKSLLKFRQKVGIVFQNPDDQIFAPTVEEDVAFGPLNLGLSMEEVQDRVEEALERVGMSGFEKKAPHHLSGGQKKRVAIAGILAMKPEIMVLDEPTAGLDPQGVTNLTKLLKELNDEGITIIISTHEVDLVPNYARKVFVLVDGQLIAEGTPKEIFAQPEILKQANLKVPIVTELFQKLEADGFDMGGDYPLTIDEARDKFLELAGKN
- a CDS encoding (Fe-S)-binding protein, whose protein sequence is MLYFRGCTAREKQPSIQDATEKLLNLAGVDYHILEDESCCGSVLLRTGFLNDAEELIKKNSEVFKDETVLTSCAGCYKTLKEDYENIDVMHVSQLLRQLIAEGKLDFSKKDFNVTYHDSCHLGRHMEIFDDPRSVIESVADIVEMENNRENSLCCGAGGGVKSAYPEIADELAKSRIGQAKDTGCEILITACPFCKLNLENDDLEVLDLTEFLVKYGGLDEEK
- a CDS encoding glycosyltransferase family 2 protein, whose product is MEFEITKEDKQDTFVILPAYNEATRIQPVIEEIARQGYNLIIVNDGSSDNTMDVIKDSKRKYPDNIHIFSLMINRGVGVATQTGFDAVFKFNPKYVVSMDSDGQHSPEDLDNVITPLVKGDAQAVIGVRPLKDMPFTRNFANWVMNLLTRIFYGAKVSDSQTGFRAITLEALRKIDINARGYLISSEFIREVHDNNIPFAEVPIKTIYTPETQAKGTNSKEALKILIQMIRHQF
- a CDS encoding deoxyhypusine synthase, which gives rise to MKVNQIDVTEDMKIIDLINQFDNSGVLGAGRVGRACNILTEMIKDEDMKVFMSLGGPLIPGGMRNIVSQMIKKGHVDLIISSGANITHDLLEAFGGSHYRHEGKDDEELNEEGIGRIADINVGSDDFTIFESEITKIFEKIASERSHISIQELLYEVGLMIDDENSFVANAARNGVPIFAPGLIDSMMGLQLWIFNQDHDFVVDAVADMHYLSDIVFEAEKVGAILLGGGLTKHYTLASNVIKGGLDAAIQITMDRPEAGSLGGAPLEEAKSWAKARCGSSLASVVGDVTVIFPLIYAACLDKISD
- the cbiQ gene encoding cobalt ECF transporter T component CbiQ; translation: MKFDMDYIAHHNALTESNPYFKLFVTIFLLILTLALDNLYFDIFIFVAMSIVILAIAKINFRSYLKFLSIPMTFVVLTCIFLIFFFGKGEVIYETGIFGIVVTTDSLHYGVYTFFRVVGCLPLLGFLALTTPIARILNCLRNLKVPKIVIEIALLMYNSIFIFLNEIDTMQKAQETRLGYHSYWNSFKSLGALASTIFLRSLDKSDTLQHSLDARGYTGELPIYEPRKRE
- the pyrF gene encoding orotidine-5'-phosphate decarboxylase, translated to MNIKNNLILALDVMSEGEAVEICDSIKDYIDTIKIGYPLALAEGLEIINKLKDKFGFKVICDFKVADIDATNSKICEETFKAGADAIICHGFVGSDSVQACLDMANKYGKELFLLTEMSHPGAKMFLQKNADAIAEMGVEMGIKNYVAPATRLDRLSDIRNIVGKDAYIISPGVGKQGGDGRKTLEISNAIIVGRSIYEAEDPQLACENLIKSL
- a CDS encoding DUF2304 domain-containing protein yields the protein MLLYSVLFPIISILAILWFFYRYLREKQSLITVILWTVLWIFVIIFSIFPNASEHFAELFGITRGLDFIIIVVFLVLFYIIFALFNRIDILQDEINKIVKETAINNEITLDDEEEE
- the ribC gene encoding riboflavin synthase, whose translation is MRIGICDTTFARFDMASAAIDELKKNAYDLKIIRETVPGVKDLPVTAKILIEEENCDIVMALGMPGPMEKDKMCAHEASTGLINAQLMTNTHILEVFVHEDEEEDPVELAKLAENRAREHAQNLIKMMYHRKAMRKEAGMGMREGKEDAGPL